The following are from one region of the Luteimonas sp. MC1572 genome:
- a CDS encoding cation diffusion facilitator family transporter, whose product MQAPHDHDQEHDIGHGHGHHHGPAPGSSTRAFAAVTLVNLGYTALEAGYGFLTNSLALLSDALHNLGDVLGLALAWGAAAMAQWPATERHTYGWRRATLLSPLANATLLVGLSGALAWEAVRRLSAPPEVPGMTIVVVAAIGIAVNLGSALLVHGGHGHDLNRRAAYLHLLADAAISLATVVAGIGMLAWGWAWLDPLTALLVGVVVAVGAARLLRDSFDAAMDAVPTGIDHAAVRAFLAGQPGVSSVHHVHIWSLGAGEVAMTAHLVRPSGDDDDHFLHALGGSLEARFGIGHATLQLERRGEACDRQEHGGSGPARG is encoded by the coding sequence ATGCAAGCTCCACACGACCACGACCAAGAGCATGACATCGGCCACGGCCACGGCCACCACCACGGCCCCGCCCCGGGATCGTCGACGCGTGCCTTCGCCGCCGTCACCCTCGTCAACCTGGGCTACACCGCACTCGAGGCCGGCTACGGTTTCCTGACCAATTCGCTGGCGCTGCTTTCCGACGCCCTGCACAACCTCGGCGACGTGCTCGGCCTGGCGCTGGCCTGGGGCGCCGCGGCGATGGCCCAGTGGCCAGCCACCGAACGCCACACCTACGGCTGGCGGCGCGCCACCCTGCTCTCGCCGCTGGCCAACGCCACCCTGCTGGTCGGCCTGTCCGGTGCACTGGCGTGGGAAGCGGTGCGGCGCCTGTCCGCACCGCCCGAGGTCCCGGGCATGACCATCGTGGTGGTCGCCGCCATTGGCATCGCGGTGAACCTGGGCAGCGCGCTGCTGGTCCACGGCGGCCACGGCCATGACCTCAACCGCCGCGCCGCCTACCTCCACCTGCTGGCCGACGCGGCGATCTCCCTGGCCACGGTGGTTGCCGGCATCGGCATGCTGGCATGGGGCTGGGCGTGGCTGGACCCGCTCACCGCGCTTCTGGTGGGCGTGGTGGTGGCCGTGGGTGCCGCGCGCCTGCTGCGCGACAGTTTCGACGCCGCGATGGACGCGGTGCCGACCGGGATCGACCACGCCGCCGTACGCGCGTTCCTCGCCGGCCAGCCCGGCGTCAGTTCGGTGCACCACGTGCACATCTGGTCGCTCGGCGCAGGCGAAGTGGCGATGACGGCGCACCTGGTGCGACCGTCGGGCGACGACGACGACCACTTCCTGCATGCGTTGGGCGGATCGCTGGAGGCGCGTTTCGGAATCGGCCATGCCACGCTGCAGCTCGAACGTCGTGGCGAAGCCTGCGACAGGCAGGAGCATGGAGGGAGCGGCCCAGCGCGGGGCTGA
- the pyrH gene encoding UMP kinase, with product MSQLAYRRVLLKLSGEALMGEEDYGIDPKVIGRLAREIIEAQQAGAEIGVVVGGGNIFRGAGLAAGGMDRVTGDQMGMLATVINALAMQDALEKLGARARVMSAIKINDVCEDYIRRRAIRHLEKGRIAIFAAGTGNPFFTTDSGAALRAIEIGADLLLKATKVDGVYDADPKKHPGATRFDRLTYDEVLGRDLQVMDTAAFALCRDADMPLRIFDMEQPGQLLRILRGEPIGTLVQGRG from the coding sequence GCCGTGTCCTGCTCAAGCTGTCCGGCGAGGCTCTGATGGGTGAAGAGGACTACGGCATCGACCCCAAGGTCATCGGCCGCCTGGCGCGCGAGATCATCGAAGCCCAGCAGGCCGGCGCCGAGATTGGCGTCGTGGTCGGCGGCGGCAACATCTTCCGCGGCGCGGGCCTTGCGGCCGGCGGCATGGACCGCGTGACCGGTGACCAGATGGGCATGCTGGCCACCGTGATCAACGCGCTGGCGATGCAGGACGCGCTGGAGAAACTCGGCGCGCGCGCACGCGTCATGAGCGCGATCAAGATCAACGACGTCTGCGAGGACTACATCCGCCGCCGCGCGATCCGCCATCTCGAAAAGGGCCGCATCGCGATCTTCGCCGCCGGCACCGGCAATCCCTTCTTCACCACCGACTCGGGCGCCGCGCTGCGCGCGATCGAGATCGGAGCGGACCTGCTGCTCAAGGCCACCAAGGTCGACGGCGTGTACGACGCCGACCCGAAGAAGCACCCCGGCGCCACGCGCTTCGATCGCCTGACCTATGACGAAGTCCTCGGCCGCGACCTGCAGGTGATGGACACCGCGGCGTTCGCGCTGTGCCGCGACGCCGACATGCCGCTGCGCATCTTCGACATGGAGCAGCCGGGCCAGCTGCTGCGCATCCTGCGCGGCGAGCCGATCGGCACGCTGGTCCAGGGCCGCGGCTGA